A window of Sutcliffiella cohnii contains these coding sequences:
- the liaF gene encoding cell wall-active antibiotics response protein LiaF produces the protein MKTLNQKFIAALLVLLGIVLLSINLGVISLEIKEFFVAFYPLFIVLLGLKLLIDKLTKGSEVLFLSLFLLALGSLLCLDRLNIIVFQFSMIWKLWPLLIVYIGIQMFLKKRPFHVEIDWTYNADDEDGISFSNDDDVIGSHKERNRDSKKVFTVGEMKMNKQNWSVEPLKLRNVVGDYYFDFTKAYIPDKETPIHIKGMVADIKMLIPEDLPVKIDAVVKAGQINLFGEETRGKNCRMVYESSNYEMATRKVYIVLDVKVGDVRIDKV, from the coding sequence ATGAAAACTTTAAATCAAAAATTTATTGCAGCGCTGTTAGTTTTGCTTGGCATTGTACTACTTTCCATTAATTTAGGTGTCATTTCCTTGGAAATAAAAGAGTTTTTTGTCGCATTTTATCCTCTGTTTATCGTTTTGCTTGGATTGAAATTATTAATAGATAAACTAACAAAAGGATCAGAAGTATTGTTTTTAAGCCTTTTTCTATTAGCTCTAGGTAGTTTACTTTGTTTAGACCGACTAAACATTATTGTTTTTCAATTTTCTATGATTTGGAAGCTTTGGCCATTATTAATTGTTTATATAGGTATCCAAATGTTTTTAAAAAAACGTCCTTTTCATGTGGAAATAGATTGGACATATAATGCAGATGATGAAGATGGTATATCTTTTTCTAATGACGATGATGTTATAGGAAGTCATAAAGAAAGAAACAGAGATTCTAAGAAAGTTTTCACTGTTGGTGAAATGAAAATGAATAAACAAAACTGGTCTGTAGAGCCGTTAAAGTTACGAAATGTTGTGGGGGATTATTACTTTGACTTTACGAAAGCGTATATCCCTGACAAAGAAACACCGATTCATATTAAAGGAATGGTTGCAGATATAAAGATGCTGATCCCTGAAGATTTACCAGTAAAAATAGACGCTGTTGTAAAAGCTGGACAAATTAACTTGTTTGGAGAAGAGACAAGAGGGAAAAATTGCAGAATGGTATATGAATCATCTAATTATGAGATGGCAACAAGAAAGGTATATATCGTTTTAGATGTAAAAGTAGGGGATGTTCGAATTGACAAAGTTTAA
- a CDS encoding antibiotic biosynthesis monooxygenase family protein, with product MNFYITYGTSSYLESLKSSIHEGSLLALQNEDTAILMHETNGKSYFKEGKDYEILDSSGAIVDGKFAVLNNIPVTDEGRPVFEYRFKNRARLIEQEPGFVAIRVLRPLHSETYIILTLWENESSFKNWQQSQAYNKAHEKREKREDKQSIFARPSYVSTYYQMEIEEE from the coding sequence ATGAATTTTTATATCACTTACGGTACTAGTAGTTATTTGGAATCGTTAAAATCATCCATTCACGAGGGAAGTTTGTTAGCACTTCAGAACGAAGACACTGCAATATTAATGCATGAAACAAATGGAAAATCATATTTTAAAGAAGGTAAAGATTACGAAATACTAGATTCTTCGGGGGCAATTGTTGATGGCAAATTCGCAGTGTTAAATAATATTCCCGTAACGGATGAAGGGAGACCCGTTTTTGAGTACCGTTTTAAAAACAGAGCACGCTTAATTGAACAGGAACCTGGATTTGTTGCAATTAGAGTATTACGTCCACTCCATTCAGAAACGTATATTATATTAACATTATGGGAAAACGAAAGCTCTTTTAAAAACTGGCAACAATCACAAGCCTATAATAAGGCACATGAAAAAAGAGAAAAAAGAGAAGATAAGCAGTCTATTTTTGCGAGACCTTCCTACGTTTCAACCTATTATCAAATGGAAATCGAAGAAGAATAA
- a CDS encoding transglycosylase domain-containing protein, with translation MTKYKGIPNLKKLLSDHLFSVLVVPFVIISSLIIGLIGYMLIIYAGNYVIDEKKLVMNSATTLVDENGEFITKLFVENRELVKMDDIPEHVQQAFIAVEDHRFYEHRGIDLKAITRAIYRDIIARSKVEGGSTITQQLAKNIFLTNEKSWLRKTKEAVIAINLEKRYTKEEILEMYLNQIYFGHGVYGIEAASNFYFNETVSNLSVEQGAMLAALPKAPNGYSPINNPTEAKNRRNVVINLLHEHGYLNADEAVTLQRKPLVVDVKEPVELEPYLTYIDMVYEEAEEKYGLSSEELIRGGYEITVPLNKQLQQIAYKHFQNNDYFPGTTDDVEGAFILMDSKDGGLLATIGGRNYVSRGLNRVNVKRQPGSTFKPLVVYGPAIEEEKFLPYSTLKDELLTYGSYEPRNHHNQYVGNVTMYDALKDSLNAPAVWTLNEMGVETGKSYLEKMDLSIKDDGLSIALGGLEEGVTPLQLTKAYRSFNHSGMLMESYVIKQIKNKNGETIGEAKKVQKQVFSAQTAWYMTRMLIAAVEEGSGRAGSWNGELAGKTGTTNSPVKEGAIRDTWFVGYTPEVVGSIWMGYDRTTEEQYLTGGSSYPTRLFKDILREAKLDNTQFKMPQGVKDLEEPIRLVSIEEVDSKLSFHPFHFFTVTLNWEKGQDERIHYHIYSVLDGEHTKVGEVIGENTFEIHHVNVFNVPSYYIVPFNPQTEEQGEPSNEVTPTFR, from the coding sequence ATGACAAAATATAAAGGCATTCCAAACTTGAAAAAACTGCTATCTGACCATCTATTTAGTGTTCTTGTTGTACCATTTGTTATTATTTCATCCTTAATAATAGGATTAATAGGATACATGCTAATCATTTATGCTGGCAATTATGTTATTGATGAAAAAAAATTAGTAATGAATTCGGCAACAACTTTAGTAGATGAGAACGGAGAATTTATTACAAAGCTTTTTGTAGAGAATAGAGAACTAGTAAAGATGGATGATATTCCCGAACATGTGCAACAGGCGTTTATAGCTGTTGAGGACCACCGTTTTTATGAGCATCGTGGGATTGATTTAAAAGCAATTACTCGAGCGATATATCGGGATATTATTGCGAGAAGCAAAGTTGAAGGTGGTAGTACTATTACCCAACAGCTTGCTAAAAATATTTTTTTAACAAATGAAAAATCTTGGCTTCGGAAAACGAAGGAAGCAGTTATAGCCATTAATTTAGAAAAGCGTTATACAAAAGAAGAAATTTTAGAAATGTACTTGAATCAAATTTATTTTGGACATGGGGTATACGGTATTGAGGCGGCGTCTAATTTTTACTTTAACGAAACCGTTTCTAACTTATCGGTAGAGCAAGGTGCAATGTTAGCTGCACTTCCTAAAGCACCGAATGGTTATTCTCCAATTAACAATCCTACGGAAGCAAAAAACAGAAGAAATGTAGTGATCAACTTATTACATGAGCATGGCTATCTTAATGCGGATGAGGCAGTAACATTACAACGTAAACCGTTAGTAGTTGATGTGAAGGAACCAGTTGAACTAGAGCCTTATCTTACTTATATTGATATGGTATATGAGGAAGCGGAGGAGAAATATGGTCTCTCAAGTGAGGAATTAATTCGTGGTGGATATGAAATTACAGTCCCACTTAATAAACAATTGCAGCAAATTGCGTATAAACACTTTCAAAATAACGATTATTTTCCTGGAACAACAGACGATGTAGAAGGTGCTTTTATATTAATGGATAGTAAAGATGGTGGTTTGTTAGCAACGATTGGTGGTAGAAATTACGTATCACGGGGATTAAATCGAGTTAATGTAAAACGACAACCTGGTTCGACTTTCAAACCATTGGTCGTATATGGACCTGCTATTGAAGAGGAGAAGTTCCTACCATATTCGACTTTAAAAGATGAACTTTTAACATACGGTAGTTACGAGCCAAGAAACCATCACAATCAGTATGTTGGAAATGTAACGATGTATGACGCCTTAAAAGATTCGTTAAATGCACCTGCTGTATGGACATTAAATGAAATGGGAGTGGAAACTGGGAAAAGTTATCTTGAGAAAATGGATCTTTCTATAAAGGATGACGGTTTATCTATCGCGTTAGGAGGATTAGAAGAAGGTGTCACACCTCTTCAATTAACGAAAGCATATCGGTCGTTTAATCATAGTGGGATGCTAATGGAGTCCTATGTTATAAAACAAATAAAAAACAAGAATGGTGAAACAATCGGAGAAGCGAAAAAAGTGCAAAAACAAGTATTTTCTGCGCAAACTGCTTGGTATATGACGCGCATGCTGATAGCAGCAGTAGAGGAAGGTAGTGGGAGAGCTGGTTCGTGGAATGGAGAGCTGGCCGGAAAAACAGGAACAACGAATTCACCAGTAAAAGAAGGAGCGATTCGGGATACTTGGTTTGTTGGTTACACTCCTGAAGTCGTCGGTTCAATATGGATGGGCTACGACAGAACAACAGAGGAACAATATTTAACAGGTGGTAGCTCATATCCTACTAGACTTTTTAAAGATATTTTAAGAGAAGCAAAACTGGACAATACTCAATTCAAAATGCCACAAGGAGTAAAAGATTTAGAGGAACCGATACGACTAGTATCTATTGAAGAGGTAGATAGCAAACTTTCATTCCATCCATTCCACTTCTTTACCGTCACCTTAAATTGGGAGAAAGGGCAGGATGAAAGAATTCATTACCATATCTATTCAGTATTAGATGGAGAACATACGAAAGTGGGGGAAGTAATAGGAGAAAATACATTCGAAATACATCATGTTAATGTATTTAATGTACCTTCTTACTATATAGTACCATTCAACCCACAAACAGAAGAACAAGGAGAACCATCAAACGAAGTTACACCTACTTTTAGATAA
- a CDS encoding M20 metallopeptidase family protein — MLENLLSLLDRYYDEMVEIRRHLHQHPELSFKEYKTANYIAAYYEKLGVTDVRTDVGGNGVVAKVHGAKPGKTVALRADFDALPIQDEKEVPYKSTVEGVMHACGHDGHTATLLVLAKAIHELRNELSGTVVFIHQHAEEYAPGGAIAMIEDGCLDGVDVIFGTHLWASVPVGTIEYRVGPIMAAADRFEIKVQGSGGHGAQPHRTKDAVVTASQLVLNLQQIVSRYVNPVEPSVISVGKFVAENAFNVIADTASLEGTVRTFSEDVRDQIERDIDKAAYATCALNDSTYTYKFHRGYPAVINHKEETEYLVSVASNLEEVKHVVETEPQMGGEDFSYYLRHVKGSFFFTGAKPKGVEEAYPHHHPKFDINEKAMLVAAKTLAAATINVHAEAKTATNV, encoded by the coding sequence ATGCTAGAAAACTTATTATCACTACTTGATCGATATTATGATGAAATGGTAGAAATCAGACGACATTTACATCAACATCCTGAATTATCTTTTAAAGAATATAAAACTGCGAATTATATAGCAGCTTATTATGAAAAACTTGGTGTTACAGATGTTAGAACAGATGTAGGCGGAAATGGTGTTGTCGCAAAAGTTCATGGTGCTAAACCTGGTAAAACTGTTGCTTTGCGTGCAGACTTTGACGCGTTACCAATTCAAGACGAAAAAGAAGTCCCTTACAAATCAACCGTTGAAGGTGTGATGCATGCTTGTGGTCATGACGGTCATACAGCAACACTTCTCGTACTAGCAAAAGCTATACACGAATTACGAAATGAGCTATCGGGTACAGTTGTTTTTATTCATCAGCATGCTGAAGAATATGCACCTGGTGGAGCAATTGCTATGATTGAGGATGGTTGTTTAGATGGAGTAGACGTAATTTTCGGTACACATCTTTGGGCATCAGTTCCTGTAGGTACAATTGAATATCGTGTTGGACCAATTATGGCTGCGGCGGACCGATTTGAAATAAAAGTTCAAGGTTCTGGTGGGCATGGTGCTCAACCTCATCGAACGAAAGATGCTGTTGTTACAGCCTCTCAGTTAGTCTTGAATTTACAACAAATCGTAAGCCGTTACGTTAATCCCGTTGAACCTTCTGTTATTTCCGTAGGTAAATTCGTTGCAGAAAATGCATTTAATGTTATAGCTGATACAGCATCCCTCGAAGGTACTGTTCGAACGTTCAGCGAAGATGTACGTGATCAAATAGAGCGTGATATTGACAAGGCTGCCTATGCAACATGTGCATTGAATGATTCAACGTATACGTATAAGTTCCACCGAGGATACCCTGCTGTGATAAACCATAAAGAAGAAACAGAATATTTAGTTAGTGTTGCCTCAAATTTAGAGGAAGTGAAACATGTAGTTGAAACGGAGCCTCAAATGGGCGGAGAGGATTTTTCCTATTATTTACGACACGTAAAAGGGTCATTTTTCTTCACTGGGGCTAAACCAAAAGGAGTAGAGGAGGCGTATCCTCATCACCACCCTAAATTCGATATAAACGAAAAGGCAATGCTTGTCGCTGCCAAAACACTTGCAGCAGCTACTATAAATGTTCATGCAGAAGCTAAAACTGCTACAAATGTGTAA
- a CDS encoding ABC transporter permease, with the protein MFNTEQFWKKRFLQYLKESRSYLKYMFNDHLVIVMIFLLSGLALTYQNWLQVVPTTFPYAVLMGIILALLLTRGGIRTFLKEPDIVFLLPLEEKLKPYIKKSFLFSIALESYFLLIVFGVSVPLYLKVTGAASQPVLVILIMLIGVKSWNLWMSWIMGFYTDKRVRYYDHGIRLIINFTLIYLLFTGANLAYIIAVMIIMLLMLVYFQQTIKNMTWKWEYLINEETKRAQLFYRVANLFVDVPGLKEKVKRRKWLDSILSIISYKQDNSYLYLYTRTFLRSGDYFGLFLRLLVIGVVLLNFLPVGYGTYIVPLFVLYLTAFQLVPMWRYHYNKLWLNLYPLSKEQQYKSFLSLLLSVLIVQTFILSLIVAITATFTHFIIVLIGGIAFSYLYVQYSAKKRVQSI; encoded by the coding sequence ATGTTTAATACAGAACAGTTTTGGAAAAAAAGGTTTCTTCAATATTTAAAGGAATCACGTAGTTATTTAAAATATATGTTTAATGACCATTTAGTCATTGTCATGATTTTTCTTTTAAGTGGACTTGCCCTTACTTATCAAAATTGGCTACAAGTAGTACCGACAACTTTTCCATATGCCGTTTTAATGGGGATAATATTAGCGTTACTTTTAACGAGAGGGGGCATCCGTACGTTTTTAAAGGAGCCCGATATAGTATTTTTACTTCCATTAGAAGAAAAGTTAAAACCTTACATTAAGAAATCGTTTCTCTTTTCAATCGCATTAGAAAGTTATTTCTTATTAATTGTTTTCGGCGTTTCTGTCCCGCTATATTTAAAAGTAACAGGTGCGGCTAGTCAACCTGTATTAGTCATTTTAATAATGCTTATCGGGGTGAAAAGTTGGAATTTGTGGATGAGTTGGATTATGGGATTTTACACAGATAAACGTGTCCGTTATTATGATCATGGCATTCGGCTTATTATTAATTTCACTTTAATTTATTTACTATTTACCGGAGCCAATTTAGCGTACATCATTGCTGTTATGATTATTATGTTGTTAATGTTAGTGTATTTCCAGCAAACAATTAAGAATATGACTTGGAAATGGGAATATCTTATAAATGAAGAAACGAAACGAGCTCAACTTTTTTATCGTGTAGCTAATCTGTTTGTAGATGTTCCAGGCTTAAAAGAAAAGGTAAAGAGACGTAAATGGTTAGATAGTATTTTATCCATTATTAGCTATAAACAAGATAATAGTTATCTTTATTTGTATACACGTACATTTTTAAGGTCAGGCGATTATTTTGGGTTGTTCTTAAGATTACTTGTAATAGGAGTTGTATTACTCAATTTTCTACCAGTTGGATATGGAACGTATATAGTGCCATTGTTTGTTTTATATTTGACAGCATTTCAATTAGTTCCAATGTGGAGATATCACTACAATAAATTATGGTTAAATTTATATCCATTAAGTAAAGAGCAGCAGTATAAATCATTTTTAAGTTTGCTCTTATCCGTTTTAATAGTACAAACCTTTATCCTATCGTTAATTGTTGCTATTACTGCAACATTCACCCATTTTATAATCGTATTAATAGGTGGAATTGCATTCTCGTACCTTTACGTTCAATACTCAGCCAAAAAAAGAGTACAATCTATATAA
- a CDS encoding sensor histidine kinase encodes MTKFNLGAYQKIHSVRFWLLRSHVIVAFITSLLLFILLQVLLLVYPKGITLKVDITLYITLVSFSIGLFTSIYIGYKNSNYVKKRLDDISTFITILSRGKFSERIKIDNQDELGQLADGINQIAEKFQNQVKSLQKLAEEKNDFAQKAHSAATIEERQRLARELHDSVSQQLFALSIMSSAAIRMFDTKPEIAKKQLGEIGNIASQAQAEMRALLLHLRPVSLKNDSLCDGIKKLMEELQAKTPITFESSMEELPSITAVYEDHLFRIIQEALSNILRHADATVVKLQMHQKDNYVYIFISDNGKGFELNMNKLSSYGLDTMRERCEELGGQFSIRSKPGEGTHIEIHIPIREEEPQ; translated from the coding sequence TTGACAAAGTTTAATCTAGGGGCGTACCAGAAGATTCATAGTGTTCGATTTTGGTTATTACGTTCGCATGTCATTGTTGCCTTTATCACTTCGTTACTTTTATTTATTCTATTACAAGTTTTACTATTGGTTTATCCAAAGGGGATAACACTTAAAGTAGATATAACTTTATATATTACACTCGTAAGCTTTTCGATTGGACTCTTTACTAGTATTTATATTGGATATAAAAATAGTAACTATGTAAAAAAGAGGCTAGACGATATATCTACCTTTATAACAATCCTATCAAGAGGGAAATTTTCTGAACGAATTAAAATTGATAATCAGGATGAGTTAGGTCAATTAGCAGATGGAATAAATCAAATTGCGGAGAAATTCCAAAATCAAGTTAAGTCGTTGCAGAAATTAGCAGAAGAAAAGAATGATTTTGCACAAAAAGCCCATTCTGCTGCAACAATAGAGGAAAGACAAAGGTTAGCAAGAGAACTACATGACTCTGTAAGTCAGCAATTATTCGCCCTCAGTATTATGTCAAGCGCTGCTATTCGAATGTTTGATACGAAACCAGAAATTGCAAAAAAACAACTAGGGGAAATCGGGAATATTGCTTCACAAGCACAAGCGGAAATGCGAGCGTTACTACTACATTTGCGTCCAGTTTCTTTAAAAAATGACTCTTTATGTGACGGGATTAAAAAGTTAATGGAAGAATTACAAGCGAAAACACCGATTACGTTTGAATCTAGTATGGAAGAATTACCATCGATAACTGCTGTTTATGAAGATCATTTGTTTCGAATTATTCAAGAAGCGTTATCTAATATTTTACGTCATGCAGATGCCACGGTCGTGAAGCTTCAGATGCATCAAAAAGATAATTATGTATACATATTTATTAGTGACAATGGAAAAGGATTTGAATTAAATATGAATAAACTGTCCTCTTACGGCTTAGATACAATGAGAGAAAGGTGTGAAGAGCTTGGGGGACAATTTTCGATTCGGAGTAAACCAGGCGAAGGAACACATATTGAAATTCATATCCCAATCAGAGAGGAGGAACCTCAATGA
- a CDS encoding ABC transporter ATP-binding protein — MTNLLEINELTGGYTNQAVLKDISFSVKEKELVGLIGLNGAGKSTTIKHIIGTMEPKKGTITIDGNSIKDNVTKFRSQFTFIPETPILYDELTLYEHLELTAMAYGLSKQTFEERLHPLLKEFRMEKRLKWFPAHFSKGMKQKVMILSAFLVEPRLYIVDEPFVGLDPLAINSLLELMEKAKNSGAGILMSTHILATAEKYCDSFVILHNGEIRAKGTLAEIREQFNMPAASLDDLYIQLTKEDSNV; from the coding sequence ATGACAAATTTGTTAGAAATAAATGAGTTAACGGGTGGTTATACGAACCAAGCCGTTTTAAAAGATATATCATTTTCCGTAAAGGAAAAAGAGCTTGTAGGGCTAATCGGTTTAAACGGGGCGGGCAAAAGTACTACGATAAAACATATTATTGGTACAATGGAGCCGAAAAAAGGAACCATTACGATTGATGGTAATTCTATTAAGGATAATGTAACAAAATTTCGTTCGCAGTTTACATTTATTCCGGAAACACCAATATTGTATGATGAGTTAACACTATACGAACATTTAGAATTAACGGCGATGGCTTACGGGCTATCGAAGCAAACGTTTGAAGAGAGGTTACATCCGTTATTAAAGGAATTTAGAATGGAAAAAAGATTAAAATGGTTTCCTGCTCATTTTTCAAAAGGAATGAAACAAAAAGTAATGATTTTGTCTGCGTTTTTAGTTGAACCGAGACTTTATATTGTCGATGAGCCTTTTGTTGGATTAGATCCATTAGCTATTAATTCTTTACTTGAATTAATGGAAAAAGCTAAAAATAGTGGGGCAGGAATTTTAATGTCAACTCATATTTTAGCAACAGCAGAAAAATATTGTGATTCCTTTGTAATTTTACATAATGGCGAAATAAGAGCAAAAGGTACTTTAGCTGAAATACGAGAGCAGTTTAATATGCCGGCAGCTTCTCTTGATGATTTATATATCCAATTAACAAAGGAAGATAGCAATGTTTAA
- a CDS encoding phosphatase PAP2 family protein, with translation MQTEREVKSTSEWRWMKPIAIIGLIGVFVWSLFFVIGEKTFFYDVWIQGIVSIIATEGVRGFFELFTILGDKQGVIPILIISLLLIWWKKKDYLGMAVLTVGVIVVNELNKFIKDTTGRERPMTGPGAESLSFPSGHAMVGLFFYGLLTYLIVQYTKGKISSSVIVTIGALFIFLLGFSRLILNYHYPSDVIAGYAAGTLCLLAATTIYHSLQVKFTKRK, from the coding sequence ATGCAAACTGAAAGAGAAGTAAAGAGTACTTCTGAGTGGAGATGGATGAAACCAATCGCAATTATAGGCCTAATAGGTGTATTTGTTTGGTCCTTATTTTTCGTCATTGGCGAAAAAACATTTTTTTATGACGTTTGGATTCAAGGAATAGTAAGTATCATCGCAACAGAAGGTGTGAGAGGTTTTTTTGAGCTTTTCACAATATTAGGTGATAAACAAGGTGTTATCCCGATATTGATTATTAGTTTACTCCTAATTTGGTGGAAAAAGAAAGATTATTTAGGTATGGCAGTTTTAACAGTTGGGGTTATTGTAGTAAACGAATTAAATAAATTTATTAAAGATACGACTGGAAGAGAAAGACCAATGACAGGTCCCGGAGCTGAAAGTTTAAGTTTTCCGAGTGGACATGCGATGGTTGGACTTTTTTTCTACGGATTACTTACTTATTTAATTGTTCAATATACAAAAGGTAAAATAAGTAGTTCTGTAATTGTCACTATTGGTGCTCTTTTTATCTTTTTATTAGGATTCAGTAGACTGATATTAAACTATCATTATCCTTCCGATGTTATTGCTGGATATGCGGCGGGTACTCTATGTTTACTTGCTGCAACTACAATTTATCATTCGCTACAAGTGAAATTTACAAAAAGGAAGTAA
- a CDS encoding EcsC family protein, which translates to MNYEQKVLRDMEKWKLELSSKPNMFKRLSKNTQNKVNSFIPEKVHHFITESIKKMVQATLAGSNITTKKRDDIESLTLEEKEKLVLEKLDKFKRTAAAEGAGTGAGGILLGLADFPLLLSIKIKFLFEACSLYGFDPKKYEERLFLLYIFQLAFSSEEHRKEVLTIIENWENEVEDRKELDWRTLQQEYRDFLDLVKLFQMVPGFGAVVGAYANFNLLDQLGKTAMNCYRMRIMNKTRN; encoded by the coding sequence ATGAACTATGAACAAAAAGTATTGCGAGATATGGAAAAGTGGAAATTAGAACTATCCAGCAAACCAAATATGTTTAAAAGACTATCCAAAAATACTCAAAATAAAGTAAATAGTTTCATCCCAGAAAAAGTCCATCACTTCATAACGGAAAGTATTAAAAAGATGGTCCAAGCAACGCTAGCGGGAAGTAATATAACAACAAAAAAGCGGGACGATATAGAAAGTCTTACACTAGAAGAAAAGGAAAAGCTTGTACTAGAAAAATTAGATAAATTTAAACGAACGGCAGCAGCTGAAGGAGCAGGAACTGGTGCTGGTGGAATACTGTTAGGCTTAGCAGATTTTCCACTCTTATTATCTATAAAGATTAAATTTTTATTTGAAGCATGCTCACTATATGGCTTTGATCCAAAAAAGTACGAAGAAAGATTGTTTCTCCTCTATATTTTTCAATTAGCTTTCTCAAGTGAGGAACATCGTAAAGAAGTATTAACAATCATTGAAAATTGGGAGAATGAAGTGGAAGACAGAAAAGAACTAGATTGGCGAACTCTTCAACAAGAATATCGAGATTTTCTTGATTTAGTAAAATTATTTCAAATGGTACCGGGTTTCGGAGCTGTAGTCGGGGCATATGCTAACTTTAATTTATTAGACCAATTAGGTAAAACGGCAATGAACTGTTATCGAATGAGAATAATGAATAAAACTCGCAATTAG
- a CDS encoding response regulator, which translates to MKKIRVAVVDDHDMVRKGLLAYLYTEPSIEIVGEGASGKEAIELAHKEKPDVILMDLLMENGTGIDATKEIMKFHSSCKIIIITSFYDDEQVFPAIEAGAFSYLLKTANADDIIKAIQKAVSNEPVIEPKVASKMMNKFRTPLKQPHDNLTEREIEVLKCLGEGLTNQEIGEELFIGVKTVKTHVSNILSKLNVADRTQAAIYANRNGILKSKE; encoded by the coding sequence ATGAAGAAAATTCGAGTTGCAGTAGTAGATGACCATGATATGGTAAGAAAAGGATTATTAGCCTATCTATATACGGAGCCTTCCATTGAAATCGTTGGTGAAGGTGCTAGTGGCAAAGAAGCAATTGAATTAGCTCATAAAGAAAAACCAGATGTTATACTCATGGATTTATTAATGGAAAATGGCACTGGGATTGATGCAACAAAAGAAATAATGAAGTTCCATTCATCTTGTAAAATAATAATTATCACTAGTTTTTATGATGATGAACAAGTGTTTCCAGCAATTGAAGCAGGTGCATTTAGTTATTTATTAAAAACAGCAAATGCAGATGATATCATTAAAGCAATTCAAAAAGCAGTATCGAATGAACCTGTTATTGAGCCAAAAGTAGCTAGTAAAATGATGAATAAATTCCGTACCCCTTTAAAACAACCACATGATAATCTAACAGAAAGAGAGATAGAAGTATTAAAATGTTTAGGAGAAGGCTTGACTAACCAAGAAATTGGTGAAGAATTGTTTATCGGAGTAAAAACGGTCAAAACACATGTAAGCAATATTTTAAGTAAATTGAATGTTGCTGATCGAACACAAGCTGCCATTTACGCAAACCGTAACGGTATTTTAAAGTCGAAAGAATGA